The Opitutales bacterium genomic sequence TGGGACGAGAAACACTCCAAGCAGGCCTAGGCCAAAAACGATGCCTTTGATTCTCATGACTGTGGAATCACTACTACGTCGTCTGAATCCACCCAAGCGTGACACTTCTCGCCCACGCGCGCATCGGCCGACTGGTGCGGGTTAAACTCTAGAAATTCAATCACCTCATCCCCAGAGCGTGCTTCGACTTGAGCCGCTTCCCCTAGAAAAGTGACACGCTCGATCTTGAGCGGGAAAGCATTTTCTTCGGGCGGCATAAGTCCAGTTTGTATCGATTCAGGGCGTATGAGAATATCGACTGGGGCTCCCGGCTCAGGCTCAAAATCTGAATTTGAGGCAGTTCCTGCCAGATCGCCTAGCGGCGTCTTCACCAAAATGGACGGTCCCACTGCATGCAGCACAGAGCCTGAAAGAAAATTCCCCGAGCCTACAAACTCTGCCACGAATCGACTACGCGGGCGCTTATAAATCTCGAGCGGCGCGCCCACCTGCTCTATTTTCCCCAGGTGCATCACCGCAATGCGATCGGCGATGGCGAGGGCTTCCTTTTGGTCGTGTGTGACGTAGATGGAAGTCATTCCGGCTTGCTTGCAGATCGATCGAATCTCGGTCCTCATGGCATTACGGAGGGCAGCATCTAGATTCGACAAAGGTTCATCCAATAACAAAATACCAGGGCGAAACACGAGAGCTCGAGCAAGCGCAACGCGCTGTTGTTGGCCCCCAGACAGGGCCGCAGGCTTACGCTCCGTATAGGCTTCCAAGCGCACCTGCCGCAGAGCTTCGGAAACCGCCGTAGCAATCTTATCTGTGGACCATTTACGCTGTTTCAGACCGAAGGCGACGTTCTCAAATACAGTCAGATGGGGAAAAAGGGCATAATTCTGGAATACCATGCCTGCCTCGCGTTTGTGTGCGGGTGTGCGGGTGACGTCTCGGTCTCCAATCGCAATAGATCCCGACTCAGGCTCGTAAAACCCAGCTATGCTCCGAAGAAGCGTGGTCTTACCGCAACCGCTCGGCCCAAGAAAAAAGAAAAGCTCACCTGGCTCGACATGGAGGTTGACGGTGTCCAAGGCCGTGACCGACCCAAAGCGTTTCACTAAATCCGAGACTACCACGCTTTTCATATGATTGGGTATTCGGATAAGGCAGTTGAGAGTCAATCGTGGAGATACCAACAACAAAAAATGAAATATAAGATCAATTGTTTATTTCTAAATAATTTTTGACTTATAGAATCATCAAAATACTCTTAAATGAATTAAGAGCATTTCAAGAGAGCAAATTCAAAGAAGATTGCATGCGGAAAATCCATGGTGGGTAGACAGAGAAGCAATCTCGAAGTCCTATACAGCCTTGCAGCCGCGCGCCTACCTGGAGCTGTTTTTCCCGTTGGTTAGTGACGCATCCGTCCATCGCGCCGTGGTTCTACTCGGCCCCCGGAGGGTCGGTAAAACAGTGATGATTCACCACAGCATAAGAAAGCTGATACAGTCAAACGTACCCGCCTCACGGATACTATATTGTTCTATCGACAGCCCGATATATAACGGACTCACATTCGACGACATACTCCAAGAATATACTGCCATTACTGGCATAGATTTCGATGAGGAGCAGGTATATGTCTTCTTCGACGAGATCCAATATCTAAAGGATTGGGAGCGGCACTTGAAAAGCCTAGTGGATCTTCGGTCATCTATCAAATTTTGCGTTTCCGGATCTGCCGCCGCCGCACTAAAGCTAAAAAGTCAAGAATCTGGCGCAGGTAGGTTCACAGATTTCTTACTTCCCCCTCTTACGTTCTACGAATATCTGATCTTATCAAAAGAGGAAGACCTCGTTGTCGCCAAACCTGAAACACACCGAGACAGTGTTGACTACATCTGTAAAGATATTGATCGCCTGAATGAAGCCTTCGTTGATTACATAAATTTCGGAGGATATCCTGAAATCGCACTCAGCCCCGAGCTTCAGAAAAATCCAGCCCGATTCATCAAGAGCGATATAATTGACAAGGTTTTGCTGAGAGACCTCCCAAGCCTCTATGGCATACAAGATATTCAGGAACTAAATTATCTCTTTACCACGCTAGCTTTTAATTCTGCTAACGAAGTTTCTTTAGAATCTTTGGCAAAAAGTTCAGGTGTCGCCAAGAACACGATAAAACGCTACATCGAATATCTTGAAGCAGCTTTTCTTATACGGACGGTCCATCGAGTCGATCGAAACGCTAAACGATTTAAGAGAGCAAATTTTTTTAAAGTGTATCTGACTAATCCCTCAATCAGGTCGGCATTGTTCGCACCGATAGGAGGCGAGGATGAAGCAATGGGTGATCTGGTCGAAACAGCAATCTACGCACAGTGGTTTCACTCTGATACAACGAGACTCCATTATGCTAGATGGTCAAATGGGGAAGTTGACATGGTCTACTTAGGCCCCGATCAAAGGGTTCGTTGGACTGTAGAAACTAAATGGTCTGACCGATATTATGAAAAGCCTGGTGAACTGAAGTCACTGTGCTCTTTTTGCCACACTAACAATATTGATTCTGCTACGGTCACAACGATCACTCATAACGGATACAAGCGTTTTAAAAATATCGGCCTTACTTACCGATCTGCAAGCCTCCACGCATACGCATTAGGAGCCAATTTGATTTGGAACATGCATCCTAAACACGATGAGTTTTTGAATAAGGCATCTGACCGAAAACAAGACAGAAGTCTCGATGTAGATTGATGAAAATCTCCTCGAGATATCGGATCACTCGTTTCAATTTCAGAATGCAAGCTCCTGGGTAGATTGCATTGACAGTAAATAAGTCCGCACATGCATATCTACCTTCATGGACGCATCTCAATTATCTCAGCTTGAAGCTGCGGCTGGCGACAACCGGGCGCGTTTAGCGCGCTGGGTGAAGCGGCTCGAATTAGGAGAACCG encodes the following:
- a CDS encoding ABC transporter ATP-binding protein produces the protein MKSVVVSDLVKRFGSVTALDTVNLHVEPGELFFFLGPSGCGKTTLLRSIAGFYEPESGSIAIGDRDVTRTPAHKREAGMVFQNYALFPHLTVFENVAFGLKQRKWSTDKIATAVSEALRQVRLEAYTERKPAALSGGQQQRVALARALVFRPGILLLDEPLSNLDAALRNAMRTEIRSICKQAGMTSIYVTHDQKEALAIADRIAVMHLGKIEQVGAPLEIYKRPRSRFVAEFVGSGNFLSGSVLHAVGPSILVKTPLGDLAGTASNSDFEPEPGAPVDILIRPESIQTGLMPPEENAFPLKIERVTFLGEAAQVEARSGDEVIEFLEFNPHQSADARVGEKCHAWVDSDDVVVIPQS
- a CDS encoding ATP-binding protein, which encodes MKSISREQIQRRLHAENPWWVDREAISKSYTALQPRAYLELFFPLVSDASVHRAVVLLGPRRVGKTVMIHHSIRKLIQSNVPASRILYCSIDSPIYNGLTFDDILQEYTAITGIDFDEEQVYVFFDEIQYLKDWERHLKSLVDLRSSIKFCVSGSAAAALKLKSQESGAGRFTDFLLPPLTFYEYLILSKEEDLVVAKPETHRDSVDYICKDIDRLNEAFVDYINFGGYPEIALSPELQKNPARFIKSDIIDKVLLRDLPSLYGIQDIQELNYLFTTLAFNSANEVSLESLAKSSGVAKNTIKRYIEYLEAAFLIRTVHRVDRNAKRFKRANFFKVYLTNPSIRSALFAPIGGEDEAMGDLVETAIYAQWFHSDTTRLHYARWSNGEVDMVYLGPDQRVRWTVETKWSDRYYEKPGELKSLCSFCHTNNIDSATVTTITHNGYKRFKNIGLTYRSASLHAYALGANLIWNMHPKHDEFLNKASDRKQDRSLDVD